The genomic interval ctaagtgtatgtaaacttccgactctatatgtagatatctttgttagaaagagtactatatttcccttgatggaGTTATGCCGAATGTAAAAATTTGCTCaccttaccccactctcccctatataACCTCCCACTAACTGCTTTCAATGCATTGAACAGTGACCACCGAGTCCTGTGTTAGGACAGGAAGCTGGGGTGAAGGAGCTAAATGCTATTCCATAAAGCCTGCCAGTCACGCATTGAGTCGGCTAACTTGATGGATGTCACAGAGCATGTTGATTAATTAATCAAATAAACAGCCATTTGTCTGCCCTAGTCTATCCACCTGATCCCCCTCCACAGGCAGATGAGAGGAGGGCGTTCTGAACACCTGGGCAAATCCAATTTACAGATTCAGTAAAACTAGTCAATCAATCCACCGGGATGGTAAAATACGTCTTTGGCCCTGACGCGTAGGACCCACGGTCCTTTTTATAGTTCCCAATAACTCACCTGAGTGACTGGATGTTGATTtattatacagagagagagagagagagagagagagagagtgtgagatcaGATGGGCCTATCGTAGTCACCCTATTGTGGTGACACTAAGGACGGAGTGGGGACGTGAGGTGGAGTGGGGGCAGTCGATGGGGTATATAACCTATtgggggacagagcagagagaagacCACTCTCTCCAGACCTCAGGAGGACCCATCACCCACCCAGAAAACCCAGACACAACTGGCCCGTGGAGATGATGTGTAACCTGCTCCTATCATGGACCTTCCTGCTGGTAGCCTCTGGCTCGCTATTGGCCCATCCCATCACAGACTCTGCAGAGATGCCCTACCTGGGTCCTGGTGAGTACCAGATTCTCCACCCTTATAAACATACTCCTCAACAGGCCAAGCTGCCAGGAAAGGCTGTTGTACCATGAGGTTATTAGGCAGAGTAGTTCAATAGTCACATATGTAATTAAGGCCTGTGTGAGTCTTAATTAAACTTCAATCTTGAGGATTACAAACAAGTTGTAATCAGTGACCTTCTGTTATGGTATAATTGCTTTGAGGCCTGGTTGATTGTGTCTGAGAACTGTAGCAGTGTTAATATTGAATGTGCAATATGATGTTTGCTTATGGTGGCAATGTTCCATTCACTTTTAATGCCATCAATGCTTCTTAGTTATTAGTCATTAATCATCATGGTTGGACTAACATAAACACAACTGTACCCTTATCATCGATTATTCAGTGGAGAGTGAAGAGCCAGAGTGTATATCTAGACTAGATTGCTGCGTGTTGACTGTGTATTCACTGTGTGTTAACTGTAAGCtgactgtgtgttgactgtgttttCCTCTGTGCTCAGTATCTCTGGAGGATGGTGGTGCAGGTAGTCCAGACGAGCTGTCTTTCTCTGAGCAGACATACCTGCCCCAGTCTGGCCCTGGACTCAGATACTCATCCTTACTGTCTGGAGAGCTGAGCAGAGATGGTGAGATCACACAAACTAGTTGGACTCCTGCCTCAACAGTTACATCATAAATGTATAGACTGTGATGCTTCAATTCAAGAGAAATATTACAACACATAATCTCTCTCACCCTTCGTCTCCCTCAGGTCTCAGTGCAGCTGGACTACTACCAAGACAGATGAAGACAGATGTGAGTTTTTAAACTAATAGAAGATAAGACGCATATATTGAGAAACTATCAAGTTTTGTTTTGGGAACACCTGTTTCATGACTCATGAAGTACTACAGCTGTAATTGTTCTCTGTTTCAGGTGTTGCTGGAGAAACAGAGTCACCTAAGTCCCGTCAGTCGCTTCTTTGGCATCAGGAAGCCATTCAGAAAGAGAGGAGGCAACTCAGAGTGTTTCTGGAAGTACTGTGTCTAACACAGTCAACCGTCCTTAGAGAAATGCATTCCCACCGTACACTATGACAAAGCGATGGTGCTTGTACTGAGACACAACCCCTCTATTGCACACGAAAAAGCATACACATACGCACatttgtaaacacacacacacacacacacacacacacacacacacacacacacacacacacacacacacacacacacacacacacacacacacacacacacacacacacacacacacacacacacacacacacacaggaacacatgaATGCACACATGAAGGCACACATACACGGATGCTGCACACAGACAGTGATGGACTGAATCGATATCCCACAGGTTGATATATTCTACAGTAGGGTTGAGGACTGTTTAGTTTTGATGCTGTTCTCTATATTTCCCTGTCATGCCTGTATGTttaaaatataactgtttgatgTTGCAACGTGACCAGGATGAAGAACTAAATGGCTGTATATTCAACAGAAATAAAATCATCTATTTGGAAAAGCTTTTGGTTGGATGCCTGGTCCCCGAAAAAATGTCTGTTTTTAAAAGAGATTTCAATTGTTTTTCAACATTCAATGACTCATTGAACTACCAAATGCAATTACGCACCGTCTCATGTGACAAAATAATAATTGAAAAGAGGTGTAAGAAGAACATGAGATAATATCTACATTAGTCTTTATTTCAATCATAAGTGTATGTGGTTCAGTTTAGAAGACATGCAAATAAGTCCTACTGTTTACTGTAGTTCTGAGAAGCAGATATGTAGAATATCAGATGAATTAGTAAATGATACGGAGGTATAATCTCATTGTGTTGCAAGGCAGTCCATCGACGATGCTTAATCCAGTATGAACTAATGTATATCATGTATTATACAATACACAAAGTTCACCaatgcatatttcaagacatggcatacgACGGTGCGGTGAGATACCCAATAAGTTGGACCATACTTTTCTCGTCAATCATTTTGAAAGACAAAAAACGTTTACTTAAAAACTGGGAATCAAATGATCCTTCATTGTTAAGACAGTGGAAGAATCAAATGATCCTTCATTGTTAAGACAGTGGAAGAATCAAATGATCCTTCATTGTTAAGACAGTGGAAGAATCAAATGATCCTTCATTGTTAAGACAGTGGAAGAATCAAATGATCCTTCATTGTTAAGACAGTGGAAGAATCAAATGCATtaatatttaaatattgaaaatgtgtgggcGATAGAGAAAAACAGAACAACAGGGTGTGATGTCGTTGAtgtttgtgtgcgtctgtctgttgTCCTTTGTCTGTATATGttgatatgtttttttaaa from Oncorhynchus tshawytscha isolate Ot180627B linkage group LG22, Otsh_v2.0, whole genome shotgun sequence carries:
- the LOC112221431 gene encoding urotensin-2-like, with protein sequence MMCNLLLSWTFLLVASGSLLAHPITDSAEMPYLGPVSLEDGGAGSPDELSFSEQTYLPQSGPGLRYSSLLSGELSRDGLSAAGLLPRQMKTDVLLEKQSHLSPVSRFFGIRKPFRKRGGNSECFWKYCV